In Streptomyces sp. NBC_01717, one DNA window encodes the following:
- a CDS encoding transglycosylase domain-containing protein, which yields MSDEPQQQSGDPGDGNWTPRDLSAGTGAPAGQAAAPGGKKGNAVRPRRTGWRRAVPTWRAALATLLVIALILIGGFIAGYQLVGIPPANPTATAQSNVYLYKDGTVIARDGDVNRQNVQLAQVPLPVQHAVLAAEDRNFYSERAVDIKAMFRAGWNTLTGKGRQGGSTITQQFVKNYYLGQEQTVIRKIKEFFIAIKLNREVSKDHIFEGYLNTSYFGRNAYGIQAAAQAYYGKDIGDITTAEGAYLASLLNAPSAYDVVVHPENKAAAVARWHYVLDGMVKENWLSAADRATMQFPVPDKVKRSTGLSGQRGYIVQAVKDYLTTHQIIDEKTLATGGYRITTTLEKKKQNALVEAVDDNVMSQTSDERTADRNVRVGGASIDPTNGRVVAMYGGIDYTKQYVNNATRRDYQVGSTFKPFVFTSAVANSSRTQDGRRITPNTVYDGTNRRMVQGPNGPTGYAPANEDDVSYGPIPVRMATDKSVNAVYAQMAEDVGPDIVEQTAIDLGIPKDTPDLTASPSIALGTATASVLDMTGAYATLANHGRHTAYTLVDKVSKDGEELSLPDRSTEQAVSREAADTTTSILQSVVENGSGTAAQGAGRPAAGKTGTAEEDKAAWFAGYTPDLATVIAVMGQDPDTGVQKPLYGALGLSRVNGGGAPAQTWAQYTGAALQGTNVQDFDLTLESGAEEPYLPTDEATGPTDTGTPSAPSTATPPSSPPFPPDFPTDSEPATPPGPPTGPPDGGFTDGGDNGDFDDFFPRGMGGTRPDPASTPVPAPLPAPSRQ from the coding sequence ATGAGCGACGAGCCACAGCAGCAGAGCGGGGATCCCGGCGACGGGAACTGGACCCCGAGGGACCTCTCTGCCGGCACCGGCGCACCCGCGGGCCAGGCGGCCGCGCCCGGAGGGAAGAAGGGGAACGCCGTCCGGCCCAGGCGCACCGGCTGGCGCCGGGCCGTCCCCACCTGGCGGGCCGCACTCGCCACGCTCCTGGTGATCGCGCTGATCCTCATCGGCGGCTTCATCGCCGGATACCAGCTCGTCGGCATCCCGCCCGCCAACCCCACCGCCACCGCGCAGTCCAACGTCTACCTCTACAAGGACGGCACCGTCATCGCCCGCGACGGCGACGTCAACCGGCAGAACGTCCAGCTCGCCCAGGTCCCCCTCCCCGTCCAGCACGCCGTCCTCGCCGCCGAGGACCGCAACTTCTACTCCGAGCGCGCCGTCGACATCAAAGCCATGTTCCGGGCCGGCTGGAACACCCTCACCGGCAAGGGCAGACAAGGCGGTTCGACCATCACCCAGCAGTTCGTGAAGAACTACTACCTCGGCCAGGAACAGACCGTCATCCGCAAGATCAAAGAGTTCTTCATCGCGATCAAGCTCAACCGCGAAGTGAGCAAGGACCACATCTTCGAGGGCTACCTCAACACCAGCTACTTCGGCCGCAACGCCTACGGCATCCAGGCCGCCGCCCAGGCGTACTACGGCAAGGACATCGGCGACATCACCACCGCCGAAGGCGCGTACCTCGCCTCCCTGCTCAACGCCCCCAGCGCGTACGACGTCGTCGTCCACCCCGAGAACAAAGCCGCGGCCGTCGCCCGCTGGCACTACGTACTCGACGGCATGGTCAAGGAGAACTGGCTCAGCGCAGCCGACCGCGCCACCATGCAATTCCCCGTGCCCGACAAGGTGAAGAGATCGACCGGCCTCTCCGGACAGCGCGGCTACATCGTCCAGGCCGTCAAGGACTACCTCACCACCCACCAGATCATCGACGAGAAGACACTGGCCACCGGCGGCTACCGGATCACCACCACGCTGGAGAAGAAGAAACAGAACGCCCTCGTCGAAGCCGTCGACGACAACGTCATGTCCCAGACGAGCGACGAGCGCACGGCCGACCGCAACGTCCGCGTCGGCGGCGCCTCCATCGACCCCACCAACGGCCGGGTCGTCGCCATGTACGGCGGCATCGACTACACCAAGCAGTACGTCAACAACGCGACCCGCCGCGACTACCAGGTCGGCTCCACCTTCAAACCGTTCGTCTTCACCTCCGCGGTCGCCAACAGCTCCCGGACCCAGGACGGCCGGCGCATCACCCCCAACACCGTCTACGACGGCACCAACAGGCGCATGGTCCAGGGGCCGAACGGACCCACCGGCTACGCCCCCGCCAACGAGGACGACGTCAGCTACGGGCCCATCCCCGTCCGTATGGCCACCGACAAGTCCGTCAACGCCGTCTACGCGCAGATGGCCGAGGACGTCGGCCCCGACATCGTCGAACAGACCGCCATCGACCTCGGCATCCCCAAGGACACCCCCGACCTCACCGCATCGCCGTCCATCGCGCTCGGAACCGCCACGGCCAGCGTCCTCGACATGACAGGGGCGTACGCGACCCTCGCCAACCACGGCAGGCACACCGCGTACACCCTCGTCGACAAGGTCAGCAAGGACGGCGAGGAGCTCAGCCTCCCCGACCGGAGCACCGAGCAGGCCGTCAGCCGCGAAGCCGCCGACACCACCACCTCGATCCTGCAGAGCGTCGTCGAAAACGGCTCAGGAACCGCAGCCCAGGGCGCCGGCCGCCCCGCCGCCGGCAAGACCGGCACGGCCGAGGAGGACAAAGCGGCCTGGTTCGCCGGCTACACCCCCGACCTCGCGACCGTCATCGCCGTCATGGGCCAGGACCCCGACACAGGGGTGCAGAAACCGCTGTACGGAGCGCTCGGCCTGTCCCGGGTCAACGGCGGCGGCGCGCCCGCCCAGACCTGGGCCCAGTACACCGGTGCCGCGCTGCAGGGCACCAACGTCCAGGACTTCGACCTCACCCTCGAAAGCGGCGCCGAGGAACCGTACCTGCCGACCGACGAAGCCACCGGCCCGACCGACACCGGCACCCCGTCCGCTCCGTCGACGGCCACGCCGCCGAGCAGCCCGCCCTTCCCGCCCGACTTCCCCACCGACAGCGAACCCGCGACCCCGCCGGGCCCACCCACCGGCCCGCCGGACGGCGGATTCACCGACGGAGGGGACAACGGCGACTTCGACGACTTCTTCCCGCGCGGCATGGGCGGCACCCGCCCGGACCCGGCCTCGACCCCGGTCCCCGCCCCGCTCCCGGCCCCGAGCCGCCAGTGA
- a CDS encoding ABC transporter ATP-binding protein, whose protein sequence is MGMDTDTDFIELDDVEKVFDVRRRTGFLRSERREVRAVDGISFRVPRGEMVGYIGPNGAGKSTTIKMLTGILTPSGGRLRVAGIDPSRERTRLAHRIGVVFGQRTTLWWDLPLRDSYRLVHRMYRIPDARYRENLDRCVELLDLGELLDVPVRQLSLGQRMRGDIAAALLHDPEVLYLDEPTIGLDVVSKAKVRGFLRDLNAERGTTVLLTTHDLTDIEQLCRRVMVIDHGRLMYDGALAGLHEIGASERTLVVDLERELPAIRLESEPSVRTVKVEGPRQWLAFPASGSAAPLVARIAAEYPLVDLSVREPDIEAVIARMYASAPAARREM, encoded by the coding sequence ATGGGCATGGACACGGATACCGACTTCATCGAGCTCGACGACGTCGAGAAGGTCTTCGACGTGCGCCGCAGGACGGGCTTCCTGCGCAGTGAGCGCCGCGAGGTCCGCGCGGTCGACGGGATCAGCTTCCGCGTGCCGCGCGGCGAGATGGTCGGCTACATCGGCCCGAACGGCGCGGGCAAGTCGACCACCATCAAGATGCTGACCGGCATCCTCACCCCGAGCGGCGGCCGGCTGCGGGTCGCGGGCATCGATCCGTCCAGGGAGCGTACGAGGCTGGCGCACCGGATCGGTGTGGTCTTCGGTCAGCGCACCACGCTCTGGTGGGACCTGCCGCTGCGGGACTCGTACCGGCTGGTGCACCGGATGTACCGGATTCCGGACGCCCGCTACCGGGAGAACCTGGACCGCTGCGTCGAACTCCTGGATCTGGGTGAGCTGTTGGACGTACCGGTGCGGCAGCTGTCGCTCGGGCAGCGGATGCGCGGCGATATCGCGGCGGCGCTGCTGCACGACCCGGAGGTGCTGTACCTGGACGAGCCGACGATCGGCCTCGATGTGGTCTCCAAGGCGAAGGTCCGAGGCTTCCTTCGCGACCTGAACGCCGAGCGGGGTACGACGGTGCTGCTCACCACCCATGACCTGACGGACATCGAGCAGCTCTGCCGACGGGTGATGGTGATCGACCACGGTCGTCTGATGTACGACGGGGCGCTCGCCGGACTGCACGAGATCGGCGCGAGCGAACGCACCCTGGTCGTCGACCTGGAGCGCGAACTCCCGGCGATCCGGCTGGAGTCGGAGCCCTCGGTGCGTACGGTGAAGGTGGAGGGGCCGCGGCAGTGGCTGGCGTTCCCCGCGTCCGGATCGGCGGCCCCGTTGGTGGCGCGGATCGCCGCGGAGTATCCGCTGGTGGACCTGTCGGTTCGGGAGCCGGACATCGAGGCCGTGATCGCGAGGATGTACGCGTCGGCCCCGGCGGCGCGTAGAGAGATGTGA
- a CDS encoding DMT family transporter produces the protein MAWVLLAVAGLLEVGWSIGMKYTDGFTRLWPSVFTGFGIVASMVLLSQAAKSLPIGTAYGVWVGIGAAGAAVLGMVVLHEPVTAARVFFVCLLLVAVVGLKATSGH, from the coding sequence GTGGCGTGGGTTCTGCTTGCTGTGGCCGGTCTGCTGGAAGTGGGCTGGTCGATCGGGATGAAGTACACCGACGGGTTCACCCGGCTGTGGCCGAGTGTGTTCACCGGATTCGGGATCGTGGCCAGCATGGTGCTGTTGTCGCAGGCGGCGAAGTCGCTGCCGATCGGTACGGCGTACGGCGTGTGGGTCGGTATCGGTGCGGCGGGGGCGGCGGTGCTGGGCATGGTGGTGCTGCACGAGCCGGTGACCGCGGCCCGGGTCTTCTTCGTGTGTCTGTTGCTGGTGGCCGTGGTGGGGTTGAAGGCGACCTCGGGGCACTGA
- a CDS encoding ABC transporter permease translates to MRLYAVVAAGGFRRYATYRIATAAGVFTNTVFGFILAYTYMALWDERPQLGGYDMSQALTYVWLGQALLATCAMMGGGFEDELMERIRTGDVAIDLYRPIDLQMWWLAGDLGRAAYQLMARGIVPMVLGALAFPLALPRSPGIWLAFLVSVTLGVVVGFAVRYLVALSAFWLMDGAGASQIAFLAGLFFSGMLLPLTLFPGLLGEVARALPWSALLQVPADVFLGKHTGWGLVEAFAFQGGWALALLLAGRLVQSVATRRVVVQGG, encoded by the coding sequence GTGCGGCTGTACGCGGTGGTCGCTGCGGGCGGGTTCCGGCGCTATGCCACCTACCGGATCGCGACGGCGGCGGGGGTGTTCACCAACACCGTCTTCGGTTTCATCCTGGCGTACACCTATATGGCCCTGTGGGACGAGCGGCCGCAGCTCGGCGGTTACGACATGTCCCAGGCGCTCACCTACGTGTGGCTGGGCCAGGCGCTGCTGGCGACGTGCGCCATGATGGGCGGCGGTTTCGAGGACGAGCTGATGGAGCGGATCCGTACCGGCGATGTGGCGATCGATCTCTACCGGCCGATCGATCTTCAAATGTGGTGGCTGGCCGGGGACTTGGGGCGCGCGGCGTATCAGCTGATGGCGCGCGGCATCGTACCGATGGTGCTGGGCGCGCTCGCCTTCCCGCTGGCGCTGCCCAGGTCGCCGGGGATCTGGCTGGCGTTTCTGGTCTCGGTCACGCTCGGTGTGGTGGTCGGTTTCGCGGTGCGCTACCTGGTGGCGCTCTCCGCGTTCTGGCTGATGGACGGGGCGGGCGCGTCGCAGATCGCGTTTCTGGCGGGGTTGTTCTTCTCCGGGATGCTGCTTCCGCTGACGCTGTTCCCGGGGTTGCTGGGCGAGGTGGCGCGGGCACTGCCGTGGTCGGCACTGCTGCAGGTGCCGGCCGATGTGTTCCTCGGCAAGCACACGGGGTGGGGGCTGGTGGAGGCGTTCGCGTTCCAGGGCGGCTGGGCGCTGGCGCTGCTGCTGGCGGGGCGGCTGGTGCAGTCGGTGGCGACGCGGAGGGTGGTGGTCCAGGGTGGCTGA
- a CDS encoding SGNH/GDSL hydrolase family protein, which yields MPRRHGPALLTALVVGTAALAAIVALAGSLLFSGGGAKQVGTESVARTPAAPAHSTGVWIGTWAGAPTAGVADTYADDDLTQRTIRNVVHTSIGGDAARITLSNLFGTHPLLVDQATVNTRPVSFRGNPSVTIPAGGQIVSDPVVVPVAPDADLVVTLRTPTADGPVTIHPNSHQTSYVADKHGTWRSNLWRYLSAVDVRNKVAAGAIVAIGDSLTAGTGSTLDANSRWPDVLSDRLRGRYAVVNQGIAGNRILRDGQGYGQMYGQRAIARFDRDVLGVADVKTVIIALGINDVQQFPKERDPQRIADALRAMTERAHARGLHVVGATLMPFEGSLAWTPAEDAVRMQVNALIRAGGIFDEVVDFDRVVRDPYRPSRLLPEFDCGDHLHLNDNGYLRLGQQVDLRTLHQSRPTSDQL from the coding sequence ATGCCCAGGCGCCACGGACCCGCCCTGCTCACAGCCCTTGTGGTGGGCACCGCCGCGCTCGCCGCGATCGTGGCGCTCGCCGGATCCCTGCTGTTCTCCGGCGGCGGAGCGAAGCAGGTCGGCACGGAGTCGGTGGCCCGTACGCCTGCCGCGCCGGCCCACTCCACCGGTGTCTGGATCGGCACCTGGGCCGGGGCCCCGACGGCCGGTGTAGCGGACACGTACGCCGATGACGACCTGACGCAGCGCACCATCCGTAACGTCGTGCACACCAGCATCGGCGGCGATGCGGCCCGCATCACCCTCTCCAACCTCTTCGGCACGCACCCGCTGCTCGTCGATCAGGCCACGGTGAACACCCGGCCCGTCTCCTTCCGCGGCAATCCGTCCGTCACGATCCCGGCAGGCGGACAGATCGTCAGCGACCCGGTGGTCGTCCCCGTCGCCCCCGACGCCGATCTCGTCGTCACCCTGCGCACGCCCACCGCCGACGGCCCCGTCACCATCCACCCGAACAGCCACCAGACCTCGTACGTGGCGGACAAGCACGGCACGTGGCGCAGCAACCTGTGGCGCTACCTCAGCGCCGTGGACGTCCGCAACAAGGTTGCCGCCGGGGCGATCGTCGCCATCGGTGACTCGCTGACCGCGGGCACCGGCTCGACCCTCGACGCGAACAGCCGCTGGCCAGACGTCCTCTCCGACCGGCTTCGCGGCCGGTACGCGGTGGTCAACCAGGGCATCGCCGGCAACCGCATCCTGCGCGACGGGCAGGGCTACGGGCAGATGTACGGGCAGCGCGCGATCGCCCGCTTCGACCGGGATGTGCTGGGCGTCGCCGATGTGAAGACCGTCATCATCGCGCTCGGCATCAACGACGTGCAGCAGTTCCCGAAGGAGCGGGACCCGCAGCGGATCGCGGACGCGCTCAGGGCCATGACGGAGCGTGCCCACGCCCGCGGGCTGCACGTCGTCGGGGCCACGCTGATGCCGTTCGAGGGTTCCCTCGCCTGGACGCCTGCCGAGGACGCCGTACGGATGCAGGTCAACGCGCTGATCCGGGCGGGCGGCATCTTCGACGAGGTCGTCGACTTCGACCGGGTGGTACGCGACCCGTACCGGCCGAGCAGGCTCCTCCCGGAGTTCGACTGCGGCGACCATCTGCATCTCAACGACAACGGATATCTGCGGCTGGGACAGCAGGTGGATCTGCGGACCCTGCACCAGAGCAGGCCGACGTCCGACCAGCTCTGA
- a CDS encoding ABC transporter permease → MVFAERSRLVEGVRAYGLIASMWLRSTMAYRASFVMTTLGNFAATGFDFVAIMLMFAHVDELGGYTLPEIALLYGASGTAFGLADLVLGSMDRLGRRVRDGTLDTLLVRPVPVLAQVAADRFALRRLGRITQGLLVLGYALVTLDIDWTPLRVAMVPLMLLTGAAIFGAVFVCGAAFQFFAQDAAEVQSSFTYGGNTLLQYPPTIFAKDLVRGVTFVVPLAFVNWLPALYVLGRDYPLGLPEWVSFLPPVVAGVCWVLAGTAWRAGLRSYRSTGS, encoded by the coding sequence GTGGTGTTCGCCGAACGGTCGAGGCTGGTCGAGGGGGTCCGTGCGTACGGGCTGATCGCCTCGATGTGGCTGCGCTCGACGATGGCGTACCGGGCCTCGTTCGTCATGACGACGCTCGGGAACTTCGCGGCGACCGGCTTCGACTTCGTCGCGATCATGCTGATGTTCGCGCACGTCGACGAATTGGGCGGCTACACGCTGCCGGAGATCGCCCTGCTGTACGGGGCTTCGGGCACCGCGTTCGGCCTGGCCGATCTGGTGCTGGGGTCGATGGATCGGCTGGGCCGCCGGGTCCGGGACGGCACGCTGGACACGCTGCTGGTGCGCCCGGTGCCGGTGCTCGCCCAGGTGGCGGCGGACCGGTTCGCGCTGCGCAGGCTGGGGCGGATCACGCAGGGGCTGCTGGTGCTCGGGTACGCCCTGGTGACGCTGGACATCGACTGGACACCGCTGCGGGTGGCGATGGTGCCGCTGATGCTGCTGACCGGGGCAGCGATCTTCGGGGCCGTGTTCGTGTGCGGGGCGGCGTTCCAGTTCTTCGCGCAGGACGCCGCCGAGGTGCAGAGTTCCTTCACGTACGGCGGGAACACGCTGCTCCAGTACCCGCCGACGATCTTCGCGAAGGACCTGGTGCGCGGGGTGACGTTCGTCGTGCCGCTGGCCTTCGTGAACTGGCTGCCCGCGCTGTATGTGCTGGGCCGGGACTACCCGCTGGGGCTGCCGGAGTGGGTGTCGTTTCTGCCTCCGGTGGTGGCGGGGGTGTGCTGGGTGCTTGCGGGGACGGCATGGCGGGCGGGCCTGCGCTCGTACCGGAGCACGGGAAGTTGA
- a CDS encoding DUF1707 SHOCT-like domain-containing protein — protein sequence MRASDAERERVAEVLREAVAEGRLQMEEFEQRLDATYKARTHGELEPLVRDLPAPGGVVAPVGPGSSPARTGSTGVDWAARVGGPATSTGAFAFWGGFRRKGTWTVGRKFTAFAMWGGGEIDLREARFEDREVVVRCFAIMGGMQVTVPPELDVEVGGIGIMGGFGDRASGEGIPSPGSPRVRITGFALMGGVDVERKRTKAEKERERARQLKKGSGEE from the coding sequence ATGCGTGCTTCCGATGCCGAACGTGAGCGTGTCGCCGAGGTCCTGCGCGAGGCGGTGGCCGAGGGCCGGCTGCAGATGGAGGAGTTCGAGCAGCGGCTCGACGCGACGTACAAGGCCCGTACGCATGGCGAGCTGGAGCCACTGGTCCGTGACCTTCCGGCGCCGGGCGGGGTGGTGGCACCGGTGGGTCCGGGAAGCTCGCCCGCGCGGACGGGTTCGACGGGGGTCGACTGGGCGGCACGTGTCGGCGGCCCCGCCACCTCGACGGGGGCGTTCGCTTTCTGGGGTGGCTTCAGGCGCAAGGGCACGTGGACGGTTGGCCGGAAGTTCACCGCGTTCGCGATGTGGGGCGGCGGCGAGATCGATCTGCGCGAGGCCCGTTTCGAGGACCGTGAGGTCGTGGTCCGCTGCTTCGCGATCATGGGCGGGATGCAGGTGACGGTCCCGCCGGAGCTGGACGTCGAGGTCGGGGGCATCGGCATCATGGGCGGCTTCGGCGACCGGGCGTCGGGCGAGGGCATCCCCTCGCCGGGCTCGCCGCGGGTGCGGATCACCGGTTTCGCGCTGATGGGCGGGGTCGATGTGGAGCGCAAGCGGACGAAGGCGGAGAAGGAACGGGAGCGTGCCCGGCAGTTGAAGAAGGGCTCGGGGGAGGAGTAG
- a CDS encoding DUF445 domain-containing protein, translating to MERIERTESGEPGGGPAESARAPGGADGSSGTAASAPVRHAPLASFAYTAADEEKRRGVRRMKTTATGLLLLVALVYVLATWAKNAGVGGWPGFVAAAAEAGMVGALADWFAVTALFKRPLGLPIPHTAIIPTKKDQLGASLGSFVGENFLSGDVVRGRIHALGIGGRLGAWLAEPDHADRVTAELATALRGALTVLRDSDVQAVVGEAITRRANAVEVGPGLGKMLETIVADGGHRRVVDLLCVRAHDWLVLHGDSVMDAVQGGAPGWTPRFVDKRVGERVYKELLRFVTEMRDMPEHPARYAIDTFLTDFASDLQTDSDTRARVERLKSEILGRREVQDVIASAWSSVRTMIMTAAEDEQSELRLRARASLMSLGARLATDGRLQAKLEGWLEDAAVYVVTTYRTEITSLISDTVASWDADQTSKKIEAHIGRDLQFIRINGTVVGALAGLLIYTVSRAFGA from the coding sequence ATGGAACGGATCGAGCGGACCGAGTCGGGCGAGCCGGGTGGGGGACCTGCCGAGTCCGCACGGGCACCGGGTGGTGCGGACGGGAGCTCCGGCACGGCAGCCTCCGCTCCCGTGCGCCACGCTCCCCTCGCCTCCTTCGCGTACACGGCCGCCGACGAGGAGAAGCGGCGTGGCGTACGCCGTATGAAGACCACGGCCACCGGCCTCCTTCTGCTTGTCGCGCTCGTGTACGTCCTCGCCACCTGGGCGAAGAACGCGGGTGTGGGCGGCTGGCCGGGCTTCGTTGCCGCGGCCGCCGAGGCGGGAATGGTGGGTGCGCTGGCCGACTGGTTCGCCGTCACGGCGCTGTTCAAACGTCCGCTCGGCCTTCCGATCCCGCACACCGCCATCATCCCTACCAAGAAGGACCAGCTCGGGGCCTCATTGGGTTCCTTCGTCGGGGAGAATTTTCTCTCGGGCGATGTCGTGCGCGGCCGGATACACGCTCTCGGCATCGGCGGTCGGCTCGGCGCCTGGCTGGCGGAGCCGGACCACGCCGACCGAGTGACCGCCGAGCTGGCGACCGCACTGCGCGGTGCGCTGACCGTCCTGCGCGACTCGGACGTGCAGGCCGTGGTCGGTGAGGCGATCACCCGGCGGGCAAACGCGGTGGAGGTCGGACCCGGTCTCGGCAAGATGCTGGAGACGATCGTCGCGGACGGCGGCCACCGCAGGGTCGTGGACCTGCTCTGCGTACGCGCGCACGACTGGCTGGTTCTGCACGGCGACTCGGTGATGGACGCGGTGCAGGGCGGGGCACCGGGCTGGACGCCACGGTTCGTCGACAAGCGGGTGGGGGAGCGGGTCTACAAGGAGCTGCTGCGCTTCGTGACCGAGATGCGGGACATGCCGGAGCATCCGGCGCGCTACGCGATCGACACGTTCCTGACGGACTTCGCGTCCGACCTCCAGACCGACTCGGACACCCGGGCGCGGGTCGAGCGGCTGAAGTCGGAGATCCTGGGGCGCCGCGAGGTCCAGGACGTCATCGCGTCGGCCTGGTCGTCCGTCCGGACGATGATCATGACGGCTGCCGAGGACGAGCAGAGCGAGCTGCGGCTGCGGGCGCGCGCCTCGCTGATGTCGCTGGGGGCGCGGCTGGCGACGGACGGCCGGCTCCAGGCGAAGCTGGAGGGCTGGCTGGAGGACGCGGCGGTGTATGTCGTCACGACGTACCGCACGGAGATCACGTCGCTGATCAGTGACACGGTCGCGAGCTGGGACGCGGACCAGACGTCGAAGAAGATCGAGGCGCACATCGGCCGTGACCTGCAGTTCATCCGAATCAACGGCACGGTGGTGGGTGCGCTGGCGGGACTGCTGATCTATACGGTGTCGCGAGCGTTCGGCGCCTGA